In Candidatus Kryptoniota bacterium, the sequence CTCGACCGGTTTGAGTGTCCGAATGTAAGCGACAATGGAATAAAGATCTTCCTGTCTCAAATAATTTAGATCGCCATAAGGCATTATCGGAAAGAGTGCGCTTCCGTCTCTCGAGACGCCGGTTGTTATTGCCCTTATCAGCTCGCCGTCGGACCAGTCTCCGATACCTGCTGGGGTAATATTTCTAGCGTAGACGGCTCCCGGCACCCCAGCGGTCTCTTCATCGAACACTTCGCCGCCCATTCCCAGCGTACCCGGCTTGACGGGGCCGCCATACTTGGTCCAATCGCGCTCGGAATGGCAATCCAAACAGCCGGCGACGTGGCCGACAAGATATTCGCCGCGCGCTAATCTCTCCGGCGAAGCGGCTACTTTGATGGCGGGAACCGGTTCCGCTTTTGGATAGACGGAATTGAAATATATAAGTCCGGCAATCAGCAGAATGGCGATCGATCCAACTACTATCCCGGCAATCTTGAAGAATTTTTTCATCCGGACCTCATCTCTGGTTGATTGATATTAGATACGATCGCAACCTGCGAATCGCACTGAGAGAATGAAAATGTTCGAGCAGTACAAGAGCACGTGGCGAGGTCATGGAACCTCGCCTGCCGCCGCTCATTCAGCGAACCGGACACGTTTTCCAGGAAAACGTCATTGCCGAGAACGCGCGCGTCATTTTAAGAGAATCAGTTTCTTGATCGAAGTGAATTGGTCGCCGGTGCTTCCTTGCGCGCTGATCCTGTAGAAATACATTCCGCTCGAGAACTCGCCGAGACTTAAATTCTCTTCATATCGTCCCGCGTTCATCGTTCCGTAATTTTGTTCAAATACTTTTTGTCCGAGCGCATTATAAACCTCGAGAGTTACAGTTGACATCTCTTTAAGGTCGAACCGAATCGTCGTACTCGGGTTGAACGGGTTCGGATAATTCTGGTAGAGCGCATAATTTTCCGGGATGTCCACGGTGACCTTGAGGAGCCCGAGTTGTGCCGACCTTCCGTTCAGGTCCAGAGACTCGATCTTGTAGTAATAAGTTTTTCCGCTCTGGGCAGAATTGTCCACGAAGTGGTAGGACGCGCCGCGCGACGATGATCCGGTCGCGGCAAGAGACTTATTACTCGAATAACTACCGAGGAGAGTATACGGTCCGGCCGAAGCACTGGACCTGTAGAGATTGAAGCCTGCCACACCCACTTCTGTCGCCGTTTTCCAATTTAAAGTCACGGCGCCTTTGGTCGATTGCGCGTCAAAGGAGATGAGTTGCACAGGCAGGGACGCATCTGAGGGATTTGTCACCGCAGCGAAGTATGGCTGACTTGCTCCCAGGACCTGGCTTTCACTCCCTCCGAAGAAGACCTCCTGGTGCTTGTCCGATATCGCGATGCATTGGACGTACTGGGTAGCATCCAGATTCAGATTCCAGCTCTCCGGGTTCCCGTTTGTCTTGTCGACCGCTCCGATCGAGTTGAACGGTTGACCGCCGATGGTCTGGAAGTATCCGCCCATGTATATGAATGATCCGGAAACGGCAAACCCGTCAGCGGAGCTGGAAAGATCCGGATCCCAGGGAAGCAGCGATCCGGTCGATACGATATCGACTGCGGCGGCATAATTTCTCGTCACTGAGTTCATCGTCGTGAACGAACCTCCGATGTAGACGGTCGAACCGTCTGCGGCGATCGAGTAAATAAAATCGTTCGAGTTTGCAATTATCGGATTCCATGCGGTTGCGAGGCCGGTCACAGTATCGACCGAACCGAGGTTCACTCTTGCAGAGTCGCCCAGGTCAGCGAATGCTCCGCCGATGTAGAGACTTCCTCCCCCCGCGTCCAGTGCAAGCACAGACGGCTGGGCGCCGCCGTTCACGTTCGCGTTCCATGATTTGAGCGAGCCAGTG encodes:
- a CDS encoding cytochrome C is translated as MKKFFKIAGIVVGSIAILLIAGLIYFNSVYPKAEPVPAIKVAASPERLARGEYLVGHVAGCLDCHSERDWTKYGGPVKPGTLGMGGEVFDEETAGVPGAVYARNITPAGIGDWSDGELIRAITTGVSRDGSALFPIMPYGDLNYLRQEDLYSIVAYIRTLKPVENKIPARHLDFPMNMMVKMIPFSSYNPGPPISQSDTVAYGEYLTTIASCSGCHTQLDKGEPIKGMEFAGGMSFTLPAGVVKSGNITPDKQTGIGNWSKAQFIAFFKSFSSDSSRNIPVGENQYNTVMPITSFAGMTEGDLGAIYSYLMSLPPVHNQVVRFTARK